In Phragmites australis chromosome 16, lpPhrAust1.1, whole genome shotgun sequence, one DNA window encodes the following:
- the LOC133896512 gene encoding LOW QUALITY PROTEIN: receptor-like protein 36 (The sequence of the model RefSeq protein was modified relative to this genomic sequence to represent the inferred CDS: inserted 1 base in 1 codon; deleted 2 bases in 1 codon), whose product MATTVAHHGQRLLVLHLLIQIHLAAVVCSLLPSSADALLTSNQTVTTAWVRVPCQPDQEMALLRLKRSFAATNKSITAFRSWKVGTDCCGWVGVHCGDANGLLTSLDLGNWGLESTGLDPALFDLTSLRYLNLSWNNFNMSELPSIGFEQLTKLTSLDLSNTNFVGQVPHGIGRLTDLFSLDLSVSLELTEIPGVGYTFGAKTSYIDIDKGGLTMPNFTSFVANLGSLRELHLGSVDLSQSAEWCDALSMYTPNLRVLSMPFCLQSGQICGSLSALHSLSAIDLQYNFLTGPVPDFFANYSFLNVLQLSYNRLEGWVSPMIFELKKLVTIDLRHNPKISGSLPNISADSCLQNLLVGETNLSGTIPSSIGKVKSLKKLGLDAPGFFGNLPSSIGELKSLNTLKLSGLDLVGPIPSWISNLTSLEVLQLSHCGLYGPIPSSIGHLIKLKTLAVMKCKASGEIPPHILNMTQLQELVLGSNNFTGTVELNSLWRLPNLFHLDLSYNKIVVIEGLDNSSMVSFPSISYLQLASCSITKFPSILKHLNDNIGLDLSNNQMHGAIPRWLWEKWSDSYSGLFFLNLSHNKFTSVGYDTFLPIFSVNLDLSFNMFEGPILLPQYSGELLDYSSNMFSSMPPDFSTQLDDTYHFKASRNNLSGNIPTSFCMNLQILDLSYNNFNGSIPCCLMKDTNTLKILDLKENQLHGELPXLLDISGNRIEGQLPRYLAACKSLEVLHIANNEISDSFPCWMGTLPRLQVLILNHNRFFGPVTPSGAKDKTTCGFPSVRILDLASNNFSGTLTEEWFSKLLNMMVKVNSNETLVMEYGYEGALYRADTKLTYKGSEITFEKTLRILASFDVSDNAFQGSIPAAIGELVLIDVLNMSHNSFIGPIPSQLGHLTQLEALDLSSNELSGEIPHELASLDSLATLNLSNNKLVGSIPESLHFMTFLNSSFLGNDGLCGPPLSKECINTTTPTVSSHHSKKKSVDIVLFLFAGLGFGIGFAIAIVVGWEIPIRKQS is encoded by the exons ATGGCCACCACCGTGGCCCATCACGGGCAACGGCTGCTAGTGTTGCATCTACTCATTCAAATCCACCTCGCAGCTGTGGTGTGCTCGCTCCTCCCTTCGTCGGCTGATGCGCTGCTCACCAGCAACCAAACTGTTACCACGGCGTGGGTGCGT GTCCCATGCCAGCCCGACCAGGAGATGGCGTTGCTCCGGCTCAAACGGTCGTTCGCCGCCACCAACAAGTCCATCACGGCGTTCCGATCATGGAAGGTCGGCACGGACTGCTGTGGCTGGGTGGGTGTGCACTGTGGTGACGCCAACGGTCTCTTGACTTCCCTCGACTTGGGGAATTGGGGCTTGGAGAGCACAGGTCTCGACCCTGCGCTTTTCGATCTAACCTCCCTCAGGTATCTCAACCTTAGCTGGAACAATTTCAATATGTCCGAACTCCCGTCCATCGGGTTTGAGCAATTGACCAAGCTCACCAGTCTCGACCTCTCCAACACCAACTTTGTAGGTCAAGTTCCTCATGGCATAGGTCGTCTCACGGATTTGTTCTCTCTCGACCTTTCCGTTTCTCTTGAACTTACTGAGATACCCGGTGTTGGTTATACTTTTGGTGCAAAGACGAGTTACATAGATATTGACAAGGGGGGGCTAACAATGCCAAACTTTACGTCCTTCGTTGCAAATCTAGGTAGTTTGAGGGAGCTCCATCTTGGTTCTGTCGACCTGTCCCAATCGGCAGAGTGGTGCGATGCTTTATCCATGTACACTCCAAATCTCCGTGTCCTTAGCATGCCATTTTGCCTACAATCTGGCCAAATCTGTGGATCGCTCTCTGCTTTGCACTCATTATCTGCGATTGATCTACAATATAATTTTTTGACTGGTCCAGTTCCAGATTTCTTTGCCAACTATTCCTTCTTAAATGTTCTCCAACTTAGCTATAATCGCCTTGAAGGATGGGTCTCTCCTATGATCTTTGAACTCAAGAAATTAGTGACTATCGATCTTCGCCATAATCCTAAAATCTCCGGTAGCCTCCCAAATATCTCAGCTGATAGTTGTCTACAGAATTTGCTTGTTGGTGAGACCAACTTATCTGGTACAATACCAAGTTCCATCGGTAAAGTCAAATCTTTGAAGAAGCTAGGCCTTGATGCACCCGGTTTTTTTGGAAATCTGCCCTCGTCAATTGGGGAGCTCAAATCCTTGAACACATTGAAGTTATCTGGTTTAGATCTAGTAGGACCTATACCATCATGGATCTCAAACTTAACTTCCTTGGAGGTCCTTCAACTTTCTCATTGTGGCTTATACGGACCAATACCATCTTCCATAGGTCATTTGATCAAACTAAAAACATTAGCAGTCATGAAATGCAAAGCTTCAGGGGAGATACCTCCACATATCTTAAATATGACACAGTTACAAGAACTAGTCCTTGGTTCAAACAATTTCACTGGGACGGTGGAACTTAACTCGTTATGGAGACTACCAAACCTATTCCACTTAGACCTCTCATATAACAAGATAGTTGTAATAGAGGGACTAGATAACTCTTCAATGGTATCCTTCCCCAGCATAAGCTACTTACAGTTGGCGTCATGTAGCATCACTAAATTCCCTAGCATTTTAAAGcatctaaatgacaacattGGGCTTGACCTTTCAAATAACCAAATGCATGGGGCCATACCCCGGTGGTTATGGGAAAAATGGTCAGACTCATACAGTGGCCTTTTCTTTCTAAATCTTTCACACAATAAATTTACTAGTGTTGGCTATGACACGTTCCTTCCTATTTTTTCAGTAAATCTGGATCTCAGTTTTAACATGTTTGAGGGGCCAATACTCCTACCCCAATATTCTGGAGAACTGCTTGATTATTCTAGCAACATGTTCTCATCCATGCCACCTGACTTTTCTACTCAACTTGATGACACTTACCATTTCAAGGCCTCTAGAAACAACCTTTCGGGGAATATTCCGACATCTTTCTGTATGAATCTTCAAATTCTTGACCTCTCTTACAATAACTTCAATGGTTCAATCCCCTGTTGCCTAATGAAGGATACCAATACATTGAAAATTTTAGATCTAAAAGAAAATCAACTTCATGGAGAGCTCC AGTTGCTAGACATAAGTGGCAATAGGATTGAAGGGCAGTTGCCTAGATATCTAGCTGCTTGCAAAAGCTTGGAGGTCCTTCATATAGCAAACAATGAGATTAGTGACTCTTTTCCATGCTGGATGGGTACACTTCCTAGACTTCAAGTTCTCATCCTAAACCACAACAGGTTCTTTGGACCTGTGACACCTTCTGGTGCTAAAGACAAAACCACTTGCGGATTCCCCAGTGTACGGATTTTGGATCTAGCCTCCAACAACTTCTCAGGCACACTGACAGAAGAATGGTTTTCGAAATTGTTGAACATGATGGTCAAAGTTAATAGTAATGAGACATTGGTGATGGAATATGGTTATGAAGGAGCACTATATCGAGCTGACACTAAACTCACATATAAAGGGTCAGAGATCACATTTGAAAAGACATTAAGGATCCTAGCATCCTTTGATGTGTCAGATAATGCATTCCAGGGAAGCATCCCTGCAGCTATTGGGGAACTTGTTTTGATAGACGTGCTCAACATGTCACATAACTCCTTCATAGGGCCGATTCCATCTCAGCTCGGTCATTTGACACAGCTAGAGGCTTTGGACCTGTCCTCTAACGAGCTTTCTGGCGAGATCCCACACGAGCTAGCATCATTGGACTCCCTCGCAACATTGAACCTGTCCAACAACAAGCTGGTGGGAAGCATACCAGAATCACTTCATTTCATGACATTCTTAAACAGTTCATTTCTTGGAAATGATGGTTTGTGCGGCCCACCATTGTCAAAAGAGTGCATCAACACAACAACACCAACAGTGTCGTCACATCATTCCAAGAAGAAATCTGTAGACATCGTACTGTTCCTCTTTGCTGGACTGGGATTTGGAATTGGGTTTGCAATTGCAATTGTTGTGGGATGGGAAATCCCCATCAGGAAACAGTCTTAG